A DNA window from Vigna angularis cultivar LongXiaoDou No.4 chromosome 1, ASM1680809v1, whole genome shotgun sequence contains the following coding sequences:
- the LOC108327205 gene encoding uncharacterized protein LOC108327205, giving the protein MVRRLLESKHVELEQSQRENLFHTRCKVLENTCSIIVDSGSCCNCCSSRMIEKLGLTTTPHPKPYKLQWIKEDDGIVVKEQVRVPISIGKYEDQIVCDIVPMEAGHILLGRPWQYDKQEFDDVFPKEVPSGLPPLRGIEHQIDLVPRASLPNRPAYRTNPMETKEIETQVNELLNKGWIQKSLSPCVVPVLLVPKKDGTWRMFGKEGVHVDPEKIKAIQEWPTPKNVGEVRSFHGLASFYRRFVKDFSTIAAPLNELVKKDMPFLWGDKQELSFETLKHKLTHAPILILPDFSKAFELECDASGVGIGAVLIQGGHPVAYFSEKLRGPTLNYPTYDKELYALIRALKTWEHYLVTREFIIHTDHESLKYIKGQAKLNKRHAKWVECLEQFPYVIKHKKGSTNVVANALSRRHALLGYLFNKGKLCIPQGSIRKLLIKESHGGGLMGHHGVDKTLNILKSKFYWPHMRIDVQRHCSKCIACLQAKSKIMPHGLYTPLPIANTPWEDISMDFVLGLPRTQRGYDSIFVVVDRFSKMAHFIPCHKVDDASYISRLFFKEIVRLHDLPKTIVSDRDVKFLSHFWKTLWEKLATKLLFSTTCHPQTDGQTEVVNRSLSTLLRVILRGNNKSWDEHLPHIEFAYNRVVHKTTNLSPFEVIYGFNPITPLDLLPLPLVWLHLRKERFPSQRKSKLSPRGDGPFKVVKKINDNAYILDLPESYDLRTDP; this is encoded by the exons atGGTGAGGAGACTCCTGGAAAGCAAACATGTAGAattagaacagtcacaaagagagaacctattccacacaagatgcaaagttttggAAAATACATGTTCAATtattgtggatagtggctcttgttgcaactgttgtagttctagaatgatagagaagcttggcttaaccactactcctcatcctaaaccttacaaacttcaatggatcaaagaggatgatggaatagtaGTTAAAGAGCAAGTAAGAGTACCcatttccattggcaaatatgaagatcaaattgtttgtgatatagtaccaatggaagctgggcacatattacttggaagaccttggcaatatgataagCAA gaatttgatgatgtatttcccaaagaggtaccaagtggattaccacctttgaggggaatagaacatcaaatagatttggtgcctAGGGCAAGCCTACCCAATAGGCCAGCATATAGAACCAACcccatggaaacaaaagaaatagagacacaagttaatgaattattgaacaaagggtggatccaaaagagtctaagtccttgtgttgtgcctgtgttgttggtccctaaaaaggatggaacttggagaatgt ttggaaaagaaggtgtacatgttgatccagagaaaatcaaggctatacaagaatggccaacccctaaaaatgtaggagaggtaagaagttttcatgggttagcaagtttttatagaagatttgtgaaagacttctccaccatagctgctcctttaaatgagctagtcaagaaagatatgccctttctttggggtgataagcaagagttgtcttttgagactttgaaacacaagttaactcatgcacctattctaattttgcctgatttttccaaagcctttgaactagaatgtgatgcatctggggtaggtataggagctgttttaatacaaggaggacatcccgtagcttactttagtgaaaaacttagggggcctaccttgaactatcctacctatgacaaagagttatatgccctcattagagctttaaaaacttgggagcattacttggtaactagagaattcatcatacacactgaccatgaatcactcaagtacattaaagggcaagcaaagctaaatAAAAGACATGCAAAGTGGGTGGAATGCCTggagcaatttccctatgtcatcaaacacaaaaaggggagtactaatgttgttgcgaatgctttatctagaagacatgcattatta gggtatctttttaataaaggaaaactttgtataccccaaggatccattagaaaacttcttatcaaagagagtcatggaggaggactcatgggccatcatggagttgataaaactctaaacattttgaaaagtaaattttattggccacacatgagaatagatgttcaaaggcattgttctaaatgtatagcttgtttacaagctaaatccaaaattatgcctcatggactctatacacctcttcctatagctaataccccttgggaggacataagcatggactttgtcttaggattgccaagaactcaaagggggtatgattctatatttgtggtagtagatcgttttagtaaaatggctcattttataccctgccacaaagtagatgatgctagctatatctctagactcttctttaaagaaatagtgagattgcatgacttacccaaaactatagtgtctgatagagatgtgaagttcctaagccatttttggaaaactttatgggaaaagcttgcaactaaacttctattttctactacatgtcacccacaaactgatgggcaaactgaagtagtaaatagatctttatctacattattaagggtaatattaagaggtaataacaaatcttgggatgaacatctacctcatattgaatttgcttataatagagtagtccacaagactactaatctttctccttttgaggttatttatggttttaaccctatcacacctcttgatttactacctcttcc cctagtttggcttcatttgagaaaggaaagatttccctctcaaaggaagtccaaacttagtccaagaggagatggtccattcaaggtggtcaaaaagataaatgacaATGCATACATCTTAGATCtccctgaaagttatg atctgaggacagatcct
- the LOC108319102 gene encoding cellulose synthase-like protein G1 isoform X2: MDSQPIDALEEMEGREKRLPLNSLHVQKLLLIVNRLHVLLHSTALAFMFYYRVCFLFQPTETREGHELLPWLLVSASEAILSFLWVLDQAFRWRPVSRSVFPERLPEDHKLSPIDVFICTADPTKEPTLDVMNTVLSSMALDYPPNKLHVYLSDDAGSPLTLHGMREACKFARWWLPFCRRYKINNRCPKAYFSALEDNAHADFARSSLYVADKHTIKEKYEAFEEAIKTFRKDSASSRDHPSLIEVIQESTIDDVDNVKMPLLVYVSREKMASHPHHFKAGALNVLVQWQGMDGLMGPVMSGTGFYIKRASLFGNCASKGSDLLQQKDQFGSSNEFGSSLDRDYTSESVSDQKHTLLEESHLLASCNYEIGTKWGEEVGFLYYSVVEDYLTGFMLHCNGWSSVFCEPSRPQFLGKATTNLNDVLIQGTRWHSGLFENGINRFCPLMYWPTRLPFLQCLCFAWLTYFPLYCVPLCCLATVPQLSLLNGIPLYPKVSDPFFIVFVFIFLSALVKHLLEVSLTGGTLHKWINEQRIWMMKSVTCNLHGCLDALLKKFGIREATFVPTNKLEDDEQTLLYQMDKYDFRASNIFIAPMLFLITVNIYCLVGGVYRVFLVGDWDKLFIQLFLAVFIVTVNYPLVEGLLLRKDKGRISKLVAIPVILPTLALLAFFNLLGNV, from the exons ATGGACTCACAACCTATTGATGCATTAGAAGAAATGGAGGGCAGAGAGAAGAGGCTTCCTCTGAATAGCCTCCATGTCCAAAAGCTGCTACTTATCGTTAATAGGTTACACGTGTTACTACACTCCACAGCTTTAGCCTTCATGTTCTATTACAGAGTCTGTTTTCTATTCCAACCCACAGAAACAAGAGAAGGCCATGAGTTGTTACCATGGCTACTTGTTTCTGCTTCAGAAGCCATTCTGTCTTTCCTTTGGGTCCTTGACCAAGCCTTTCGCTGGCGTCCAGTTTCACGATCTGTCTTCCCAGAAAGATTGCCGGAGGATCACAAACTTTCTCCTATTGATGTGTTCATATGCACTGCAGATCCAACTAAGGAACCCACTTTGGATGTCATGAATACTGTATTGTCATCTATGGCACTGGATTACCCTCCAAACAAACTGCATGTGTATCTTTCAGATGATGCGGGCTCGCCTTTGACACTGCATGGTATGAGGGAGGCTTGCAAATTTGCTAGGTGGTGGCTTCCCTTTTGTAGAAGGTACAAAATAAACAACAGGTGCCCCAAGGCTTACTTTTCCGCCTTGGAGGATAATGCTCATGCTGATTTTGCAAGGAGTAGTTTGTACGTGGCAGATAAGCATACGATTAAG GAAAAGTACGAGGCTTTTGAAGAAGCGATAAAGACGTTTAGAAAAGATAGTGCTTCCTCCCGAGATCACCCATCTCTCATTGAG GTGATTCAAGAAAGTACGATAGATGATGTAGACAATGTGAAAATGCCTCTCCTTGTCTATGTTTCTCGTGAAAAAATGGCTTCTCATCCCCACCATTTCAAGGCTGGCGCCCTCAATGTCCTC GTACAATGGCAAGGTATGGATGGGCTTATGGGACCTGTTATGTCAGGTACAGGCTTTTACATAAAAAGGGCATCACTGTTTGGAAACTGCGCTAGCAAAG GAAGTGATCTGCTGCAGCAAAAGGATCAATTCGGTTCATCTAATGAATTCGGTTCATCACTTGATCGAGACTACACAAGTGAATCGGTATCTGATCAGAAACATACATTGCTAGAAGAATCTCACCTTTTGGCTTCTTGTAACTATGAAATTGGTACTAAATGGGGAGAAGAG GTTGGTTTCTTATATTATAGCGTAGTAGAAGATTATCTTACAGGATTTATGTTGCATTGTAATGGATGGAGTTCAGTTTTCTGTGAACCATCGAGGCCACAGTTCCTGGGTAAAGCTACAACGAATTTGAATGATGTACTAATCCAAGGCACTAGATGGCACAGTGGTTTGTTTGAAAATGGTATAAATAGATTTTGCCCCCTTATGTATTGGCCTACAAGGTTGCCATTTCTCCAGTGTCTATGTTTTGCATGGCTCACATATTTCCCTCTTTATTGCGTGCCTCTTTGCTGTCTTGCTACGGTCCCTCAGCTCAGTCTACTAAATGGAATACCTTTATATCCTAAG GTTTCAGACCCTTTTTTCATCGTCTTTGTGTTCATCTTCCTGTCAGCTCTTGTAAAACATTTACTAGAAGTCTCTTTAACTGGTGGTACACTCCATAAGTGGATCAATGAACAGAGGATCTGGATGATGAAATCTGTCACTTGCAATCTACATGGATGTTTGGATGCACTGCTAAAGAAATTTGGTATAAGAGAAGCTACTTTCGTGCCCACTAATAAAttagaagatgatgaacaaacTCTGTTATATCAAATGGATAAATATGATTTCCGAGCATCAAATATCTTTATAGCACCTATGCTTTTTCTCATCACTGTCAACATATATTGCTTAGTGGGAGGAGTCTACAGAGTGTTCTTGGTCGGTGACTGGGACAAATTGTTTATACAGCTTTTCCTTGCAGTTTTTATAGTTACTGTCAACTATCCCCTCGTTGAAGGGCTCTTATTACGGAAGGACAAGGGACGCATTTCAAAGTTGGTAGCTATACCTGTTATATTGCCTACTCTTGCTCTTTTGGCGTTTTTTAACCTACTAGGAAATGTATAA
- the LOC108338260 gene encoding probable amidase At4g34880 isoform X1 — protein sequence MGWMVPIFIISNLDDAVTCLVLPMASNAVRVLSFCFELLFLILQLPFSSVLQPGTTHGFSIQEATVYDLQLAFHKNQLSSKQLVEFYHKQIEIQNPVLRGVLELNPDALAQADKADQERKTKAPGSLSALHGIPILVKDNTATKDKMNTTAGSFALLGSVVPRDAGVVTRLRKAGAIILGKATLSEWSHYRSVDAPNGWSARGGYGKNPYTMDDPCGSSSGSAISVAANLVAVSLGTETDGSILCPSDSNSVVGIKPTVGLTSRAGVVPISPRQDTVGPICRNVADAALVLETIVGIDTNDKATIKASKYIPKGGYAQFLRKDGLQGKRLGVMRYFYDYGKDTFQHETFELHLNTLREKGAILVDNVELENIDEVNSGPSEGIALAFEFKYSLNAYLKDLVASPVRSLADVIAFNNKHPKLEKVKEYGQDLLVQGQNTNGTGTLEQALLNLTKLSKDGFEKAVIRNKLDAVVVPGAIFSSVLAIGGYPGITVPAGYEKGRPFGICFGGLRGSEPKLIQIAYSFEQATIIRKPPPLRKL from the exons ATGGGATGGATGGTCCCTATATTCATTATCTCGAATCTGGATGATGCAGTCACTTGTTTAGTTCTTCCGATGGCTTCCAACGCAGTCCGAGTGTTATCTTTTTGCTTTGAACTCCTTTTTCTCATCCTTCAACTCCCTTTCTCTTCTGTGCTACAACCTGGCACGACCCATGGATTCTCAATCCAAGAAGCAACTGTTTACGATCTCCAACTTGCTTTCCACAAAAACCAATTAAGCTCTAAGCAACTAGTTGAATTCTACCACAAGCAAATAGAAATCCAAAACCCTGTTCTGAGAGGGGTGTTGGAGTTAAACCCAGATGCTCTCGCACAGGCAGACAAAGCGGACCAGGAGAGAAAGACCAAGGCACCAGGGTCTCTTTCAGCATTGCATGGAATACCCATTTTGGTTAAGGATAACACTGCAACTAAGGATAAGATGAACACCACTGCAGGTTCTTTTGCTCTTCTGGGCTCTGTGGTGCCTAGAGATGCAGGTGTAGTCACTAGGTTAAGAAAAGCCGGGGCTATAATTTTAGGGAAGGCCACACTCAGTGAGTGGTCACATTACAGGTCAGTTGATGCACCCAATGGTTGGAGTGCCAGGGGAGGATATGGAAAG AATCCATACACAATGGATGATCCCTGTGGATCCAGCAGTGGATCTGCAATATCAGTAGCAGCCAATTTGGTGGCAGTTTCGCTTGGTACAGAAACAGATGGATCTATTTTATGCCCTTCAGATTCTAACTCAGTAGTTGGTATAAAACCAACGGTAGGACTCACCAGCAGAGCAGGGGTAGTTCCAATCAGCCCAAGACAAGACACTGTTGG ACCAATATGCAGGAATGTAGCAGATGCTGCTCTTGTTCTTGAAACCATTGTAGGAATTGACACCAATGATAAAGCAACAATCAAAGCATCAAAGTATATCCCAAAAGGAGGCTATGCTCAATTTCTAAGGAAAGATGGACTACAAGGAAAGAGACTGGGAGTGATGAGATATTTCTATGATTATGGAAAAGATACTTTTCAGCACGAAACATTTGAGCTACACCTGAATACATTAAg GGAAAAAGGAGCAATTTTGGTTGACAATGTGGAGCTAGAAAACATTGATGAAGTTAATAGCGGTCCAAGTGAAGGTATTGCTTTGGCATTTGAATTCAAATATTCCTTGAACGCATACCTCAAAGATTTAGTTGCTTCCCCGGTGAGAAGCTTGGCCGATGTGATAGCCTTCAACAATAAACACCCAAAACTG GAGAAAGTTAAGGAGTATGGACAAGATCTCTTGGTGCAAGGTCAGAATACAAATGGAACTGGGACACTGGAACAAGCATTATTAAACTTGACAAAATTGTCAAAAGATGGGTTTGAGAAAGCAGTGATAAGAAATAAACTTGATGCGGTTGTTGTACCTGGTGCAATCTTTAGTTCTGTACTTGCTATTGGAGGTTATCCTGGAATAACTGTTCCAGCAGGATATGAAAAGGGTAGGCCATTTGGAATTTGCTTTGGAGGTTTGAGAGGCTCTGAGCCAAAGCTCATCCAAATTGCCTATTCCTTTGAGCAAGCAACTATAATCAGGAAGCCTCCTCCTCTTCGAAAGTTATAA
- the LOC108319102 gene encoding cellulose synthase-like protein G2 isoform X1 → MDSQPIDALEEMEGREKRLPLNSLHVQKLLLIVNRLHVLLHSTALAFMFYYRVCFLFQPTETREGHELLPWLLVSASEAILSFLWVLDQAFRWRPVSRSVFPERLPEDHKLSPIDVFICTADPTKEPTLDVMNTVLSSMALDYPPNKLHVYLSDDAGSPLTLHGMREACKFARWWLPFCRRYKINNRCPKAYFSALEDNAHADFARSSLYVADKHTIKEKYEAFEEAIKTFRKDSASSRDHPSLIEVIQESTIDDVDNVKMPLLVYVSREKMASHPHHFKAGALNVLLRVSWVMSNSPYILVLDCDMFCNDPTSARYAMCFHLDPKISSSLSFVQFPQKFHNISKNDIYDSQLRSLFSVQWQGMDGLMGPVMSGTGFYIKRASLFGNCASKGSDLLQQKDQFGSSNEFGSSLDRDYTSESVSDQKHTLLEESHLLASCNYEIGTKWGEEVGFLYYSVVEDYLTGFMLHCNGWSSVFCEPSRPQFLGKATTNLNDVLIQGTRWHSGLFENGINRFCPLMYWPTRLPFLQCLCFAWLTYFPLYCVPLCCLATVPQLSLLNGIPLYPKVSDPFFIVFVFIFLSALVKHLLEVSLTGGTLHKWINEQRIWMMKSVTCNLHGCLDALLKKFGIREATFVPTNKLEDDEQTLLYQMDKYDFRASNIFIAPMLFLITVNIYCLVGGVYRVFLVGDWDKLFIQLFLAVFIVTVNYPLVEGLLLRKDKGRISKLVAIPVILPTLALLAFFNLLGNV, encoded by the exons ATGGACTCACAACCTATTGATGCATTAGAAGAAATGGAGGGCAGAGAGAAGAGGCTTCCTCTGAATAGCCTCCATGTCCAAAAGCTGCTACTTATCGTTAATAGGTTACACGTGTTACTACACTCCACAGCTTTAGCCTTCATGTTCTATTACAGAGTCTGTTTTCTATTCCAACCCACAGAAACAAGAGAAGGCCATGAGTTGTTACCATGGCTACTTGTTTCTGCTTCAGAAGCCATTCTGTCTTTCCTTTGGGTCCTTGACCAAGCCTTTCGCTGGCGTCCAGTTTCACGATCTGTCTTCCCAGAAAGATTGCCGGAGGATCACAAACTTTCTCCTATTGATGTGTTCATATGCACTGCAGATCCAACTAAGGAACCCACTTTGGATGTCATGAATACTGTATTGTCATCTATGGCACTGGATTACCCTCCAAACAAACTGCATGTGTATCTTTCAGATGATGCGGGCTCGCCTTTGACACTGCATGGTATGAGGGAGGCTTGCAAATTTGCTAGGTGGTGGCTTCCCTTTTGTAGAAGGTACAAAATAAACAACAGGTGCCCCAAGGCTTACTTTTCCGCCTTGGAGGATAATGCTCATGCTGATTTTGCAAGGAGTAGTTTGTACGTGGCAGATAAGCATACGATTAAG GAAAAGTACGAGGCTTTTGAAGAAGCGATAAAGACGTTTAGAAAAGATAGTGCTTCCTCCCGAGATCACCCATCTCTCATTGAG GTGATTCAAGAAAGTACGATAGATGATGTAGACAATGTGAAAATGCCTCTCCTTGTCTATGTTTCTCGTGAAAAAATGGCTTCTCATCCCCACCATTTCAAGGCTGGCGCCCTCAATGTCCTC CTGCGTGTCTCTTGGGTGATGAGTAATTCGCCATACATTCTAGTTCTAGATTGTGACATGTTCTGCAATGATCCAACTTCAGCTCGATATGCCATGTGTTTTCACCTTGATCCAAAGATATCATCTTCCTTGTCTTTTGTTCAATTTCCTCAGAAATTTCACAACATTAGCAAGAATGACATCTATGATAGTCAGCTGAGATCACTATTTAGC GTACAATGGCAAGGTATGGATGGGCTTATGGGACCTGTTATGTCAGGTACAGGCTTTTACATAAAAAGGGCATCACTGTTTGGAAACTGCGCTAGCAAAG GAAGTGATCTGCTGCAGCAAAAGGATCAATTCGGTTCATCTAATGAATTCGGTTCATCACTTGATCGAGACTACACAAGTGAATCGGTATCTGATCAGAAACATACATTGCTAGAAGAATCTCACCTTTTGGCTTCTTGTAACTATGAAATTGGTACTAAATGGGGAGAAGAG GTTGGTTTCTTATATTATAGCGTAGTAGAAGATTATCTTACAGGATTTATGTTGCATTGTAATGGATGGAGTTCAGTTTTCTGTGAACCATCGAGGCCACAGTTCCTGGGTAAAGCTACAACGAATTTGAATGATGTACTAATCCAAGGCACTAGATGGCACAGTGGTTTGTTTGAAAATGGTATAAATAGATTTTGCCCCCTTATGTATTGGCCTACAAGGTTGCCATTTCTCCAGTGTCTATGTTTTGCATGGCTCACATATTTCCCTCTTTATTGCGTGCCTCTTTGCTGTCTTGCTACGGTCCCTCAGCTCAGTCTACTAAATGGAATACCTTTATATCCTAAG GTTTCAGACCCTTTTTTCATCGTCTTTGTGTTCATCTTCCTGTCAGCTCTTGTAAAACATTTACTAGAAGTCTCTTTAACTGGTGGTACACTCCATAAGTGGATCAATGAACAGAGGATCTGGATGATGAAATCTGTCACTTGCAATCTACATGGATGTTTGGATGCACTGCTAAAGAAATTTGGTATAAGAGAAGCTACTTTCGTGCCCACTAATAAAttagaagatgatgaacaaacTCTGTTATATCAAATGGATAAATATGATTTCCGAGCATCAAATATCTTTATAGCACCTATGCTTTTTCTCATCACTGTCAACATATATTGCTTAGTGGGAGGAGTCTACAGAGTGTTCTTGGTCGGTGACTGGGACAAATTGTTTATACAGCTTTTCCTTGCAGTTTTTATAGTTACTGTCAACTATCCCCTCGTTGAAGGGCTCTTATTACGGAAGGACAAGGGACGCATTTCAAAGTTGGTAGCTATACCTGTTATATTGCCTACTCTTGCTCTTTTGGCGTTTTTTAACCTACTAGGAAATGTATAA
- the LOC108338260 gene encoding probable amidase At4g34880 isoform X2, translating into MGWMVPIFIISNLDDAVTCLVLPMASNAVRVLSFCFELLFLILQLPFSSVLQPGTTHGFSIQEATVYDLQLAFHKNQLSSKQLVEFYHKQIEIQNPVLRGVLELNPDALAQADKADQERKTKAPGSLSALHGIPILVKDNTATKDKMNTTAGSFALLGSVVPRDAGVVTRLRKAGAIILGKATLSEWSHYRSVDAPNGWSARGGYGKNPYTMDDPCGSSSGSAISVAANLVAVSLGTETDGSILCPSDSNSVVGIKPTVGLTSRAGVVPISPRQDTVGPICRNVADAALVLETIVGIDTNDKATIKASKYIPKGGYAQFLRKDGLQGKRLGVMRYFYDYGKDTFQHETFELHLNTLREKGAILVDNVELENIDEVNSGPSEGIALAFEFKYSLNAYLKDLVASPVRSLADVIAFNNKHPKLQLSIGTEMAGES; encoded by the exons ATGGGATGGATGGTCCCTATATTCATTATCTCGAATCTGGATGATGCAGTCACTTGTTTAGTTCTTCCGATGGCTTCCAACGCAGTCCGAGTGTTATCTTTTTGCTTTGAACTCCTTTTTCTCATCCTTCAACTCCCTTTCTCTTCTGTGCTACAACCTGGCACGACCCATGGATTCTCAATCCAAGAAGCAACTGTTTACGATCTCCAACTTGCTTTCCACAAAAACCAATTAAGCTCTAAGCAACTAGTTGAATTCTACCACAAGCAAATAGAAATCCAAAACCCTGTTCTGAGAGGGGTGTTGGAGTTAAACCCAGATGCTCTCGCACAGGCAGACAAAGCGGACCAGGAGAGAAAGACCAAGGCACCAGGGTCTCTTTCAGCATTGCATGGAATACCCATTTTGGTTAAGGATAACACTGCAACTAAGGATAAGATGAACACCACTGCAGGTTCTTTTGCTCTTCTGGGCTCTGTGGTGCCTAGAGATGCAGGTGTAGTCACTAGGTTAAGAAAAGCCGGGGCTATAATTTTAGGGAAGGCCACACTCAGTGAGTGGTCACATTACAGGTCAGTTGATGCACCCAATGGTTGGAGTGCCAGGGGAGGATATGGAAAG AATCCATACACAATGGATGATCCCTGTGGATCCAGCAGTGGATCTGCAATATCAGTAGCAGCCAATTTGGTGGCAGTTTCGCTTGGTACAGAAACAGATGGATCTATTTTATGCCCTTCAGATTCTAACTCAGTAGTTGGTATAAAACCAACGGTAGGACTCACCAGCAGAGCAGGGGTAGTTCCAATCAGCCCAAGACAAGACACTGTTGG ACCAATATGCAGGAATGTAGCAGATGCTGCTCTTGTTCTTGAAACCATTGTAGGAATTGACACCAATGATAAAGCAACAATCAAAGCATCAAAGTATATCCCAAAAGGAGGCTATGCTCAATTTCTAAGGAAAGATGGACTACAAGGAAAGAGACTGGGAGTGATGAGATATTTCTATGATTATGGAAAAGATACTTTTCAGCACGAAACATTTGAGCTACACCTGAATACATTAAg GGAAAAAGGAGCAATTTTGGTTGACAATGTGGAGCTAGAAAACATTGATGAAGTTAATAGCGGTCCAAGTGAAGGTATTGCTTTGGCATTTGAATTCAAATATTCCTTGAACGCATACCTCAAAGATTTAGTTGCTTCCCCGGTGAGAAGCTTGGCCGATGTGATAGCCTTCAACAATAAACACCCAAAACTG CAACTTAGTATTGGTACGGAAATGGCAGGAGAAAGTTAA